A genomic segment from Etheostoma spectabile isolate EspeVRDwgs_2016 chromosome 11, UIUC_Espe_1.0, whole genome shotgun sequence encodes:
- the scel gene encoding sciellin isoform X4 has product MSRYSSTVKSTSLLKDNSWIKKVDDEDENIDRDLNFGKSVLGQHLTDGTSAGFSGSQDELRSSNNTLPSSKSSSSYTKSTYSTLKSESPSSTRTTSVSKDGTITETTTTSLRSPVIKGSTKTETFTERVKSSSKSAEDKLYNTLIPSSIKGDLSSTDRKTVSTTEIVTVKSSTDTNAENKLIPSSIKSDFSLIDSKTTVSSTKTVTVKSSTDGNGVQTTTMTKTSSAAEDDLYDTLLPRSITSASYLSSSVSSSNISSSNIAKREIITVESSKGGETPTLSSTSSKSYSSYTEDLPSTRTTSYTISTKPSDDYSDRQSFSYSRPDSSYEYSSITSPTAYSSQSYRSSSRSDDMVDSIYRESSMKSVYAAPKRAVLEKDLCSYCRNPFSGDAKMVLDDMNINCHASCFKCEVCNSNLGNMKAGDSMWIYKRMVHCESCFEVTREKWRR; this is encoded by the exons cCGCGATTTAAACTTTGGCAAATCTGTTCTAGGCCAGCACCTGACTGATGGAACTTCCGCGGg ATTCAGCGGAAGTCAGGATGAGCTGAGGAGCAG TAACAACACCCTCCCTTCCAGTAAGAGTTCATCCTCCTACACCAAAAG CACATACTCAACCCTGAAGTCCGAGTCTCCCAGCAG CACCAGAACCACCTCGGTCTCCAAGGACGGCACAATCACTGAGACCACCACCACCAGTCTTAG ATCCCCTGTGATAAAAGGTTCCACCAAGACTGAGACGTTCACTGAGCGGGTCAAGTCTTCAAGCAAGAG TGCGGAGGACAAACTCTACAACACACTCATCCCCTCGTCGATCAAGGGTGATTTGTCGTCCACAGacag GAAAACTGTCTCCACGACTGAGATTGTGACAGTAAAAAGCAGCACTGACACTAA TGCGGAGAACAAACTCATCCCCTCATCGATCAAGAGTGATTTCTCACTCATAGACAG CAAAACAACTGTCTCCAGTACTAAGACTGTGACAGTCAAAAGCAGCACTGATGG AAATGGTGTTCAAACTACAACCATGACAAAGACTTCCTCTGC AGCCGAGGATGACTTGTATGACACTCTCCTGCCGAGATCCATTACATCTGCATCCTATCTGTCTTCTTCTGTCAG cagcagcaacatTAGCAGCAGCAACATCGCAAAGAGAGAGATCATCACAGTGGAGAGCAGCAAAGG AGGAGAAACCCCAACTCTCTCATCTACATCCTCCAAAAG CTACAGCTCGTACACTGAAGATCTTCCCTCCACCCGCACCACCTCCTACACCATTAGCACCAAGCCCAG TGACGACTACAGTGACCGTCAAAGCTTCTCTTACTCCAGACCAGACTCCAG TTATGAGTACAGTAGTATCACCAGTCCCACTGCCTACAGCTCACAATCATACAGGAGCAGCAg CAGGTCAGATGACATGGTAGATTCAATCTACCGCGAATCCTCGATGAAGAGTGTGTATGCAGCTCCTAAGAG GGCTGTGCTTGAAAAAGACCTGTGCAGTTACTGCCGTAATCCCTTCTCTGGCGATGCAAAAATGGTCCTGGATGACATGAATATCAACTGCCACGCCTCCTGCTTTAAA TGTGAGGTGTGCAACAGCAATCTCGGTAATATGAAAGCTGGGGACAGCATGTGGATCTACAAACGCATGGTGCACTGTGAGAGCTGCTTTGAGGTCACCagag AAAAATGGCGACGCTGA
- the scel gene encoding sciellin isoform X3, whose protein sequence is MSRYSSTVKSTSLLKDNSWIKKVDDEDENIDRDLNFGKSVLGQHLTDGTSAGSESEEIKTTRTTSNSTSVQALSKRFSGSQDELRSSTYSTLKSESPSSTRTTSVSKDGTITETTTTSLRSPVIKGSTKTETFTERVKSSSKSAEDKLYNTLIPSSIKGDLSSTDRKTVSTTEIVTVKSSTDTNAENKLIPSSIKSDFSLIDSKTTVSSTKTVTVKSSTDGNGVQTTTMTKTSSAAEDDLYDTLLPRSITSASYLSSSVSSSNISSSNIAKREIITVESSKGGETPTLSSTSSKSYSSYTEDLPSTRTTSYTISTKPSDDYSDRQSFSYSRPDSSYEYSSITSPTAYSSQSYRSSSRSDDMVDSIYRESSMKSVYAAPKRAVLEKDLCSYCRNPFSGDAKMVLDDMNINCHASCFKCEVCNSNLGNMKAGDSMWIYKRMVHCESCFEVTREKWRR, encoded by the exons cCGCGATTTAAACTTTGGCAAATCTGTTCTAGGCCAGCACCTGACTGATGGAACTTCCGCGGg TTCAGAGagtgaagaaataaaaaccaCCAGAACTACAAGCAATTCAACATCTGTGCAGGCTCTCTCCAAGAG ATTCAGCGGAAGTCAGGATGAGCTGAGGAGCAG CACATACTCAACCCTGAAGTCCGAGTCTCCCAGCAG CACCAGAACCACCTCGGTCTCCAAGGACGGCACAATCACTGAGACCACCACCACCAGTCTTAG ATCCCCTGTGATAAAAGGTTCCACCAAGACTGAGACGTTCACTGAGCGGGTCAAGTCTTCAAGCAAGAG TGCGGAGGACAAACTCTACAACACACTCATCCCCTCGTCGATCAAGGGTGATTTGTCGTCCACAGacag GAAAACTGTCTCCACGACTGAGATTGTGACAGTAAAAAGCAGCACTGACACTAA TGCGGAGAACAAACTCATCCCCTCATCGATCAAGAGTGATTTCTCACTCATAGACAG CAAAACAACTGTCTCCAGTACTAAGACTGTGACAGTCAAAAGCAGCACTGATGG AAATGGTGTTCAAACTACAACCATGACAAAGACTTCCTCTGC AGCCGAGGATGACTTGTATGACACTCTCCTGCCGAGATCCATTACATCTGCATCCTATCTGTCTTCTTCTGTCAG cagcagcaacatTAGCAGCAGCAACATCGCAAAGAGAGAGATCATCACAGTGGAGAGCAGCAAAGG AGGAGAAACCCCAACTCTCTCATCTACATCCTCCAAAAG CTACAGCTCGTACACTGAAGATCTTCCCTCCACCCGCACCACCTCCTACACCATTAGCACCAAGCCCAG TGACGACTACAGTGACCGTCAAAGCTTCTCTTACTCCAGACCAGACTCCAG TTATGAGTACAGTAGTATCACCAGTCCCACTGCCTACAGCTCACAATCATACAGGAGCAGCAg CAGGTCAGATGACATGGTAGATTCAATCTACCGCGAATCCTCGATGAAGAGTGTGTATGCAGCTCCTAAGAG GGCTGTGCTTGAAAAAGACCTGTGCAGTTACTGCCGTAATCCCTTCTCTGGCGATGCAAAAATGGTCCTGGATGACATGAATATCAACTGCCACGCCTCCTGCTTTAAA TGTGAGGTGTGCAACAGCAATCTCGGTAATATGAAAGCTGGGGACAGCATGTGGATCTACAAACGCATGGTGCACTGTGAGAGCTGCTTTGAGGTCACCagag AAAAATGGCGACGCTGA
- the scel gene encoding sciellin isoform X6, translating into MSRYSSTVKSTSLLKDNSWIKKVDDEDENIEFSGSQDELRSSNNTLPSSKSSSSYTKSTYSTLKSESPSSTRTTSVSKDGTITETTTTSLRSPVIKGSTKTETFTERVKSSSKSAEDKLYNTLIPSSIKGDLSSTDRKTVSTTEIVTVKSSTDTNAENKLIPSSIKSDFSLIDSKTTVSSTKTVTVKSSTDGNGVQTTTMTKTSSAAEDDLYDTLLPRSITSASYLSSSVSSSNISSSNIAKREIITVESSKGGETPTLSSTSSKSYSSYTEDLPSTRTTSYTISTKPSDDYSDRQSFSYSRPDSSYEYSSITSPTAYSSQSYRSSSRSDDMVDSIYRESSMKSVYAAPKRAVLEKDLCSYCRNPFSGDAKMVLDDMNINCHASCFKCEVCNSNLGNMKAGDSMWIYKRMVHCESCFEVTREKWRR; encoded by the exons ATTCAGCGGAAGTCAGGATGAGCTGAGGAGCAG TAACAACACCCTCCCTTCCAGTAAGAGTTCATCCTCCTACACCAAAAG CACATACTCAACCCTGAAGTCCGAGTCTCCCAGCAG CACCAGAACCACCTCGGTCTCCAAGGACGGCACAATCACTGAGACCACCACCACCAGTCTTAG ATCCCCTGTGATAAAAGGTTCCACCAAGACTGAGACGTTCACTGAGCGGGTCAAGTCTTCAAGCAAGAG TGCGGAGGACAAACTCTACAACACACTCATCCCCTCGTCGATCAAGGGTGATTTGTCGTCCACAGacag GAAAACTGTCTCCACGACTGAGATTGTGACAGTAAAAAGCAGCACTGACACTAA TGCGGAGAACAAACTCATCCCCTCATCGATCAAGAGTGATTTCTCACTCATAGACAG CAAAACAACTGTCTCCAGTACTAAGACTGTGACAGTCAAAAGCAGCACTGATGG AAATGGTGTTCAAACTACAACCATGACAAAGACTTCCTCTGC AGCCGAGGATGACTTGTATGACACTCTCCTGCCGAGATCCATTACATCTGCATCCTATCTGTCTTCTTCTGTCAG cagcagcaacatTAGCAGCAGCAACATCGCAAAGAGAGAGATCATCACAGTGGAGAGCAGCAAAGG AGGAGAAACCCCAACTCTCTCATCTACATCCTCCAAAAG CTACAGCTCGTACACTGAAGATCTTCCCTCCACCCGCACCACCTCCTACACCATTAGCACCAAGCCCAG TGACGACTACAGTGACCGTCAAAGCTTCTCTTACTCCAGACCAGACTCCAG TTATGAGTACAGTAGTATCACCAGTCCCACTGCCTACAGCTCACAATCATACAGGAGCAGCAg CAGGTCAGATGACATGGTAGATTCAATCTACCGCGAATCCTCGATGAAGAGTGTGTATGCAGCTCCTAAGAG GGCTGTGCTTGAAAAAGACCTGTGCAGTTACTGCCGTAATCCCTTCTCTGGCGATGCAAAAATGGTCCTGGATGACATGAATATCAACTGCCACGCCTCCTGCTTTAAA TGTGAGGTGTGCAACAGCAATCTCGGTAATATGAAAGCTGGGGACAGCATGTGGATCTACAAACGCATGGTGCACTGTGAGAGCTGCTTTGAGGTCACCagag AAAAATGGCGACGCTGA
- the scel gene encoding sciellin isoform X2, with the protein MSRYSSTVKSTSLLKDNSWIKKVDDEDENIDRDLNFGKSVLGQHLTDGTSAGSESEEIKTTRTTSNSTSVQALSKRFSGSQDELRSSNNTLPSSKSSSSYTKSTYSTLKSESPSSTRTTSVSKDGTITETTTTSLRSPVIKGSTKTETFTERVKSSSKSAEDKLYNTLIPSSIKGDLSSTDRKTVSTTEIVTVKSSTDTNAENKLIPSSIKSDFSLIDSKTTVSSTKTVTVKSSTDGNGVQTTTMTKTSSAAEDDLYDTLLPRSITSASYLSSSVSSNISSSNIAKREIITVESSKGGETPTLSSTSSKSYSSYTEDLPSTRTTSYTISTKPSDDYSDRQSFSYSRPDSSYEYSSITSPTAYSSQSYRSSSRSDDMVDSIYRESSMKSVYAAPKRAVLEKDLCSYCRNPFSGDAKMVLDDMNINCHASCFKCEVCNSNLGNMKAGDSMWIYKRMVHCESCFEVTREKWRR; encoded by the exons cCGCGATTTAAACTTTGGCAAATCTGTTCTAGGCCAGCACCTGACTGATGGAACTTCCGCGGg TTCAGAGagtgaagaaataaaaaccaCCAGAACTACAAGCAATTCAACATCTGTGCAGGCTCTCTCCAAGAG ATTCAGCGGAAGTCAGGATGAGCTGAGGAGCAG TAACAACACCCTCCCTTCCAGTAAGAGTTCATCCTCCTACACCAAAAG CACATACTCAACCCTGAAGTCCGAGTCTCCCAGCAG CACCAGAACCACCTCGGTCTCCAAGGACGGCACAATCACTGAGACCACCACCACCAGTCTTAG ATCCCCTGTGATAAAAGGTTCCACCAAGACTGAGACGTTCACTGAGCGGGTCAAGTCTTCAAGCAAGAG TGCGGAGGACAAACTCTACAACACACTCATCCCCTCGTCGATCAAGGGTGATTTGTCGTCCACAGacag GAAAACTGTCTCCACGACTGAGATTGTGACAGTAAAAAGCAGCACTGACACTAA TGCGGAGAACAAACTCATCCCCTCATCGATCAAGAGTGATTTCTCACTCATAGACAG CAAAACAACTGTCTCCAGTACTAAGACTGTGACAGTCAAAAGCAGCACTGATGG AAATGGTGTTCAAACTACAACCATGACAAAGACTTCCTCTGC AGCCGAGGATGACTTGTATGACACTCTCCTGCCGAGATCCATTACATCTGCATCCTATCTGTCTTCTTCTGTCAG cagcaacatTAGCAGCAGCAACATCGCAAAGAGAGAGATCATCACAGTGGAGAGCAGCAAAGG AGGAGAAACCCCAACTCTCTCATCTACATCCTCCAAAAG CTACAGCTCGTACACTGAAGATCTTCCCTCCACCCGCACCACCTCCTACACCATTAGCACCAAGCCCAG TGACGACTACAGTGACCGTCAAAGCTTCTCTTACTCCAGACCAGACTCCAG TTATGAGTACAGTAGTATCACCAGTCCCACTGCCTACAGCTCACAATCATACAGGAGCAGCAg CAGGTCAGATGACATGGTAGATTCAATCTACCGCGAATCCTCGATGAAGAGTGTGTATGCAGCTCCTAAGAG GGCTGTGCTTGAAAAAGACCTGTGCAGTTACTGCCGTAATCCCTTCTCTGGCGATGCAAAAATGGTCCTGGATGACATGAATATCAACTGCCACGCCTCCTGCTTTAAA TGTGAGGTGTGCAACAGCAATCTCGGTAATATGAAAGCTGGGGACAGCATGTGGATCTACAAACGCATGGTGCACTGTGAGAGCTGCTTTGAGGTCACCagag AAAAATGGCGACGCTGA
- the scel gene encoding sciellin isoform X5 yields the protein MSRYSSTVKSTSLLKDNSWIKKVDDEDENIDRDLNFGKSVLGQHLTDGTSAGFSGSQDELRSSTYSTLKSESPSSTRTTSVSKDGTITETTTTSLRSPVIKGSTKTETFTERVKSSSKSAEDKLYNTLIPSSIKGDLSSTDRKTVSTTEIVTVKSSTDTNAENKLIPSSIKSDFSLIDSKTTVSSTKTVTVKSSTDGNGVQTTTMTKTSSAAEDDLYDTLLPRSITSASYLSSSVSSSNISSSNIAKREIITVESSKGGETPTLSSTSSKSYSSYTEDLPSTRTTSYTISTKPSDDYSDRQSFSYSRPDSSYEYSSITSPTAYSSQSYRSSSRSDDMVDSIYRESSMKSVYAAPKRAVLEKDLCSYCRNPFSGDAKMVLDDMNINCHASCFKCEVCNSNLGNMKAGDSMWIYKRMVHCESCFEVTREKWRR from the exons cCGCGATTTAAACTTTGGCAAATCTGTTCTAGGCCAGCACCTGACTGATGGAACTTCCGCGGg ATTCAGCGGAAGTCAGGATGAGCTGAGGAGCAG CACATACTCAACCCTGAAGTCCGAGTCTCCCAGCAG CACCAGAACCACCTCGGTCTCCAAGGACGGCACAATCACTGAGACCACCACCACCAGTCTTAG ATCCCCTGTGATAAAAGGTTCCACCAAGACTGAGACGTTCACTGAGCGGGTCAAGTCTTCAAGCAAGAG TGCGGAGGACAAACTCTACAACACACTCATCCCCTCGTCGATCAAGGGTGATTTGTCGTCCACAGacag GAAAACTGTCTCCACGACTGAGATTGTGACAGTAAAAAGCAGCACTGACACTAA TGCGGAGAACAAACTCATCCCCTCATCGATCAAGAGTGATTTCTCACTCATAGACAG CAAAACAACTGTCTCCAGTACTAAGACTGTGACAGTCAAAAGCAGCACTGATGG AAATGGTGTTCAAACTACAACCATGACAAAGACTTCCTCTGC AGCCGAGGATGACTTGTATGACACTCTCCTGCCGAGATCCATTACATCTGCATCCTATCTGTCTTCTTCTGTCAG cagcagcaacatTAGCAGCAGCAACATCGCAAAGAGAGAGATCATCACAGTGGAGAGCAGCAAAGG AGGAGAAACCCCAACTCTCTCATCTACATCCTCCAAAAG CTACAGCTCGTACACTGAAGATCTTCCCTCCACCCGCACCACCTCCTACACCATTAGCACCAAGCCCAG TGACGACTACAGTGACCGTCAAAGCTTCTCTTACTCCAGACCAGACTCCAG TTATGAGTACAGTAGTATCACCAGTCCCACTGCCTACAGCTCACAATCATACAGGAGCAGCAg CAGGTCAGATGACATGGTAGATTCAATCTACCGCGAATCCTCGATGAAGAGTGTGTATGCAGCTCCTAAGAG GGCTGTGCTTGAAAAAGACCTGTGCAGTTACTGCCGTAATCCCTTCTCTGGCGATGCAAAAATGGTCCTGGATGACATGAATATCAACTGCCACGCCTCCTGCTTTAAA TGTGAGGTGTGCAACAGCAATCTCGGTAATATGAAAGCTGGGGACAGCATGTGGATCTACAAACGCATGGTGCACTGTGAGAGCTGCTTTGAGGTCACCagag AAAAATGGCGACGCTGA
- the scel gene encoding sciellin isoform X1: MSRYSSTVKSTSLLKDNSWIKKVDDEDENIDRDLNFGKSVLGQHLTDGTSAGSESEEIKTTRTTSNSTSVQALSKRFSGSQDELRSSNNTLPSSKSSSSYTKSTYSTLKSESPSSTRTTSVSKDGTITETTTTSLRSPVIKGSTKTETFTERVKSSSKSAEDKLYNTLIPSSIKGDLSSTDRKTVSTTEIVTVKSSTDTNAENKLIPSSIKSDFSLIDSKTTVSSTKTVTVKSSTDGNGVQTTTMTKTSSAAEDDLYDTLLPRSITSASYLSSSVSSSNISSSNIAKREIITVESSKGGETPTLSSTSSKSYSSYTEDLPSTRTTSYTISTKPSDDYSDRQSFSYSRPDSSYEYSSITSPTAYSSQSYRSSSRSDDMVDSIYRESSMKSVYAAPKRAVLEKDLCSYCRNPFSGDAKMVLDDMNINCHASCFKCEVCNSNLGNMKAGDSMWIYKRMVHCESCFEVTREKWRR, from the exons cCGCGATTTAAACTTTGGCAAATCTGTTCTAGGCCAGCACCTGACTGATGGAACTTCCGCGGg TTCAGAGagtgaagaaataaaaaccaCCAGAACTACAAGCAATTCAACATCTGTGCAGGCTCTCTCCAAGAG ATTCAGCGGAAGTCAGGATGAGCTGAGGAGCAG TAACAACACCCTCCCTTCCAGTAAGAGTTCATCCTCCTACACCAAAAG CACATACTCAACCCTGAAGTCCGAGTCTCCCAGCAG CACCAGAACCACCTCGGTCTCCAAGGACGGCACAATCACTGAGACCACCACCACCAGTCTTAG ATCCCCTGTGATAAAAGGTTCCACCAAGACTGAGACGTTCACTGAGCGGGTCAAGTCTTCAAGCAAGAG TGCGGAGGACAAACTCTACAACACACTCATCCCCTCGTCGATCAAGGGTGATTTGTCGTCCACAGacag GAAAACTGTCTCCACGACTGAGATTGTGACAGTAAAAAGCAGCACTGACACTAA TGCGGAGAACAAACTCATCCCCTCATCGATCAAGAGTGATTTCTCACTCATAGACAG CAAAACAACTGTCTCCAGTACTAAGACTGTGACAGTCAAAAGCAGCACTGATGG AAATGGTGTTCAAACTACAACCATGACAAAGACTTCCTCTGC AGCCGAGGATGACTTGTATGACACTCTCCTGCCGAGATCCATTACATCTGCATCCTATCTGTCTTCTTCTGTCAG cagcagcaacatTAGCAGCAGCAACATCGCAAAGAGAGAGATCATCACAGTGGAGAGCAGCAAAGG AGGAGAAACCCCAACTCTCTCATCTACATCCTCCAAAAG CTACAGCTCGTACACTGAAGATCTTCCCTCCACCCGCACCACCTCCTACACCATTAGCACCAAGCCCAG TGACGACTACAGTGACCGTCAAAGCTTCTCTTACTCCAGACCAGACTCCAG TTATGAGTACAGTAGTATCACCAGTCCCACTGCCTACAGCTCACAATCATACAGGAGCAGCAg CAGGTCAGATGACATGGTAGATTCAATCTACCGCGAATCCTCGATGAAGAGTGTGTATGCAGCTCCTAAGAG GGCTGTGCTTGAAAAAGACCTGTGCAGTTACTGCCGTAATCCCTTCTCTGGCGATGCAAAAATGGTCCTGGATGACATGAATATCAACTGCCACGCCTCCTGCTTTAAA TGTGAGGTGTGCAACAGCAATCTCGGTAATATGAAAGCTGGGGACAGCATGTGGATCTACAAACGCATGGTGCACTGTGAGAGCTGCTTTGAGGTCACCagag AAAAATGGCGACGCTGA